The proteins below come from a single Panicum hallii strain FIL2 chromosome 7, PHallii_v3.1, whole genome shotgun sequence genomic window:
- the LOC112901250 gene encoding ethylene-responsive transcription factor ERF025-like, protein MSDYGGPASPRTGKHPYYRGIRSRSGKWVSEIREPRKTRRIWLGTFPTAEMAAVAYDVAARALRGPDTALNFPDLAASRPAPVSTSADDIRAAAAEAAAALQEPDRRPARGIAPAAASGEAQQQQPAGGSGAAAAQQEGGGSGAGSQYFLDDEALFETPQYLRNMAAGMMMSPPRLGRNSDDDSPDPSEAGDSLWSYRDP, encoded by the coding sequence ATGTCCGACTACGGCGGACCGGCCTCGCCGCGGACGGGGAAGCACCCCTACTACCGCGGCATCCGGAGCCGCAGCGGCAAGTGGGTGTCGGAGATCCGGGAGCCGAGGAAGACGCGCCGCATCTGGCTCGGCACCTTCCCGACGGCCGAGATGGCCGCCGTGGCCTACGACGTGGCCGCGCGCGCGCTGCGCGGGCCCGACACGGCGCTCAACTTCCCGGACCTGGCCGCGTCGCGCCCCGCGCCCGTGTCCACCTCCGCGGACGacatccgcgccgccgccgcggaggccgcCGCGGCGCTGCAGGAGCCCGATCGCCGGCCGGCCCGCGGCATTGCTCCCGCGGCGGCCAGTGGAGaagcgcagcagcagcagccggccgGCGggagcggcgccgcggcggcgcagcaggaaGGCGGCGGGAGCGGCGCGGGGAGCCAGTACTTCCTGGACGACGAGGCGCTCTTCGAGACGCCGCAGTACCTGCGCAACATGGCCGCCGGGATGATGATGAGCCCCCCGAGGCTCGGCCGCAACTCCGATGACGACTCGCCGGACCCGTCGGAGGCCGGGGACAGCCTCTGGAGCTACCGTGATCCTTAG
- the LOC112898985 gene encoding putative RING-H2 finger protein ATL69, with protein sequence MLGSGLNLVSAALGFGMTAAFVAFVCARFLCCRARGDDSGPPPSLDFSADLDGPVEHTRSGLEPLVIAAIPTMKYNCEAFCSKDDAQCSICLGEYKEKDILRIIPTCRHNFHLACLDLWLQKQTTCPICRVSLKELQAAMSSACSIQQLPTVPENSVNPTPQCLLPVRQDQRVQRNSQERNESVEVVIEIRQ encoded by the exons ATGTTGGGGTCGGGGCTCAACCTGGTCAGCGCGGCGCTCGGCTTCGGCATGACCGCAGCCTTCGTCGCGTTCGTCTGCGCGAGGTTCCTCTGCTGCCGCGCTCGCGGCGATGACTccggaccgccgccgtcgcTGGACTTCTCCGCGGATCTCGACGGCCCG GTAGAGCATACTCGTTCTGGGTTGGAACCTTTGGTTATTGCTGCAATTCCTACTATGAAGTATAATTGTGAGGCCTTCTGTTCCAAAGATGATGCTCA GTGCTCCATATGTTTAGGTGAATACAAGGAGAAAGATATTCTTAGAATCATACCGACATGTCGCCACAACTTTCACCTTGCCTGCTTAGATTTATGGTTGCAGAAGCAGACGACTTGCCCCATATGTCGGGTCTCACTGAAAGAGCTGCAGGCTGCCATGTCATCTGCATGTAGCATCCAGCAACTCCCCACCGTCCCAGAGAATTCTGTTAACCCAACACCTCAGTGTCTCCTACCTGTTCGTCAAGATCAGAGGGTTCAACGTAATAGCCAGGAGAGGAACGAATCAGTAGAAGTGGTTATTGAAATTCGACAATGA